A genome region from Clupea harengus chromosome 7, Ch_v2.0.2, whole genome shotgun sequence includes the following:
- the LOC116221165 gene encoding tripartite motif-containing protein 16-like, with product MAESSTQRQDSFTCSVCLDLMKDPVTVPCGHTYCLGCIKGCWDQEDGKGIYSCPQCRQTFRPRPVLGRNILIAEMVEEFRKTRIQTDVPAHCYARPGDVECDVCTGTKLKAVKSCLDCLLSYCGTHFKAHNDLNPGRKHSVIDATGQLQERICSRHKKVFEIFCRTDQSCICYLCTMDKHKGHDTVTAAAERTHKQRQLGQTQRRFQQRIQEREKELQELRKAVETHRALPQTAVEDSERIFTEMIRSIERRCSEVKELIRDQEKAEVSRAEDLLKRLEEEIAELKRRDAELEQLSHTEDHIHFLKTFQSVSETPESKDLSCISVNQGLSFEAVKKSVSSLKMQLENFCKEEVMKISASVTKVQAMLPPEPTTREDFLQYSCHFILDPNTAHRNLHLSEGNRRVELRNEVQSYPDHPERFDGQPQVLCREGVSGRCYWEVEWSGWVMISVSYKSISRRGRGDECGFGRNDQSWSLILSSSSSFIRHNNKSSKLPLVASSRIGVYVDHRAGTLAFYNISDTMTLLHRVQTTFTHTLYPGFGVYGSGSSVKLL from the exons ATGGCGGAATCTTCGACCCAAAGACAGGATTCTTTCACTTGTTCAGTTTGTCTGGATCTAATGAAGGATCCAGTTACCGTTCCATGTGGACACACTTATTGTCTGGGCTGTATTAAAGGttgctgggatcaggaagatgGTAAAGGcatctacagctgcccccagtgcagacagacatttAGACCAAGACCTGTTCTCGGTAGAAACATTCTGATTGCTGAAATGGTGGAGGAGTTTAGGAAGACCAGAATCCAAACTGATGTTCCTGCTCACTGTTATGCCagacctggagatgtggagtgtgacgtctgcactgggacaaaactcaaagctgtgaagtcctgtctggattGTCTGTTGTCTTACTGCGGAACTCACTTCAAAGCTCACAATGACCTGAACCCAGGAAGAAAACACTCAGTGATTGATGCCACAGGCCAGCTACAGGAGAGGATCTGCTCTCGTcataagaaggtttttgaaatattttgtcgaaCCGATCAGAGTTGTATCTGCTATCTGTGCACGATGGACAAACACaaaggccatgacacagtcactgctgcagcagaacggacacacaaacag aggcagttggggcagacccagaggagattccagcagagaatccaggagagagagaaggagctgcaggagctgaggaaggctgtggagactc acagagctctgccacagacagcagtggaggacagtgagaggatctttactgagatgatccgctccattgagagaaggtgctctgaggtgaaagagctgatcagagatcaggagaaggctgaggtgagtcgggctGAAGACCTCTTGAAgcgactggaggaggagattgctgagctgaagaggagagatgctgagctggagcagctttcacacacagaggatcacatccatttcctcaag actttccagtcagtcagtgagacacctgagtctaaagacttatcctgcatctctgtgaaccaaggcctctcttttgaggctgtgaagaaatctgtCTCATCACTAAAGATGCAGCTGGAGAATTTCTGCAAGGAGGAAGTCATGAAGATATCTGCATCAG tgACTAAAGTCCAGGCTATGTTGCCTCCTGAACCtacaaccagagaggatttcctacaat actcctgtcacttcatactggatccaaacacagcacacagaaacctccatctgtctgaggggaacaggagggtggagttGAGAAATgaggtccagtcatatcctgatcatccagagagatttgatgggCAGCctcaggtgttgtgtagagagggtgtgtctggacgctgctactgggaggttgagtggagtgggtgGGTTATgatatcagtctcatataaaagcatcagcaggagaggaaggggtGATGAGTGTGGGTTTGGACgtaatgatcagtcctggagtctgatcctctccagcagcagctcctttATCAGACACAATAATAAAAGCTctaaactccctctagtggccagctccaggataggagtgtatgtggatcacagggcaggaactctggccttctacaacatctctgacacaatgaccctcctgcacagagtccagaccacattcactcacacactctaccctgggtttgGGGTTTATGGTTCTggatcatcagtgaagctgctgtga